The following coding sequences are from one Arthrobacter crystallopoietes window:
- a CDS encoding LysR family transcriptional regulator, which produces MYSLDQLRGFVAVAEELHFGRAAERLNMTQPPLSRQIQKLERGIQVQLFERDNRRVTLTSAGEAFLVEARKLLALADSAPDLARRISAGAAGTVRIGFTAASTYGLLGALLNEIGTHLPEIDVELTEMVTREQIPALVKGEIDIGLARPPFDEELFDSRLLYREPMVAALPAGHPLGRLGRAITGEDLRNEDLIMHSPTQARYFYDLVVRTLPVTNTNFVHTVSQILTMVLLVAAGRGIALVPQSASVLGIDGVEYARVEGFGEDPVELYAIWQRDSRNPALHRVMNLIEQA; this is translated from the coding sequence ATGTACTCACTCGACCAGCTTCGCGGTTTCGTGGCCGTTGCCGAAGAACTCCACTTCGGCCGCGCCGCGGAACGCCTTAATATGACCCAGCCGCCCTTGAGCCGGCAAATCCAAAAGCTTGAGCGCGGCATCCAGGTGCAACTCTTCGAGCGGGACAACCGCCGGGTGACCCTCACCTCGGCCGGCGAAGCCTTCCTCGTCGAGGCACGCAAGCTGCTCGCCTTGGCGGACAGCGCCCCGGATCTTGCCCGCCGGATCTCGGCCGGCGCCGCGGGCACTGTCCGCATCGGCTTCACCGCGGCCTCCACTTACGGTCTGCTGGGCGCCCTGCTGAACGAGATCGGGACGCACCTGCCGGAGATCGACGTCGAACTCACGGAGATGGTGACGCGCGAACAGATCCCGGCACTGGTGAAGGGCGAGATCGATATCGGCCTGGCCCGGCCGCCCTTTGATGAGGAGCTGTTCGACTCGCGGCTCCTGTACCGGGAGCCGATGGTGGCCGCCCTGCCTGCGGGGCACCCGCTGGGGCGGCTGGGGCGCGCGATCACCGGGGAGGACCTGCGCAACGAAGACCTGATCATGCACTCCCCCACCCAGGCGCGCTACTTCTACGACCTGGTGGTTAGAACCCTCCCGGTGACCAACACGAACTTTGTCCATACCGTGAGCCAGATCCTGACCATGGTGTTGCTGGTGGCGGCCGGTCGCGGGATCGCGCTGGTCCCACAGTCGGCCAGCGTGCTGGGCATCGACGGCGTGGAGTACGCACGGGTGGAGGGCTTCGGCGAAGACCCCGTGGAGCTTTATGCCATTTGGCAGCGCGATTCCCGGAACCCCGCGCTGCACCGGGTGATGAACCTGATCGAGCAGGCCTGA